The proteins below come from a single Pedobacter aquae genomic window:
- a CDS encoding gliding motility-associated C-terminal domain-containing protein, with protein MSLLNEGDTLIVTAKLTESLFQDVNFVLNFAGTATQDKDYALSGNFDTMMIPAGDTITTQKFSLVALKDFLKEGQESVEISIVSPDPAAFVRIGSGTDVIITDFYPEDKPIGPEENGEINPDPYMSPNGDGLGNEKFIIYNIERFPDNEVVIYNRWGNEVYKTKGYNNKDNAFAGFSNIGILANSQSPVVDGVYFFMIYTKSADGKQKANKGYVIMRR; from the coding sequence GTGTCTTTATTAAATGAAGGTGATACCTTAATTGTTACAGCTAAACTTACCGAGTCTTTATTTCAAGATGTAAATTTTGTATTGAACTTTGCAGGAACTGCTACACAAGATAAAGATTACGCTTTAAGCGGAAATTTTGATACCATGATGATTCCAGCAGGAGACACCATTACCACGCAGAAATTTAGTTTAGTAGCTCTAAAAGATTTCTTAAAAGAAGGACAAGAAAGCGTTGAAATTTCTATCGTATCGCCAGACCCAGCTGCTTTTGTAAGAATTGGTTCGGGTACAGATGTTATCATTACAGATTTTTATCCGGAAGATAAACCTATTGGTCCAGAAGAAAATGGAGAAATAAATCCAGATCCTTACATGTCTCCTAACGGCGATGGTTTAGGGAACGAGAAATTTATCATTTATAACATAGAGCGTTTCCCTGATAATGAGGTTGTTATTTACAACCGTTGGGGGAATGAAGTATACAAAACAAAAGGTTATAATAATAAAGACAATGCATTTGCAGGGTTTTCAAATATTGGTATATTAGCTAATAGCCAAAGCCCTGTAGTTGACGGTGTTTACTTCTTTATGATTTATACAAAATCTGCAGATGGAAAGCAAAAAGCTAATAAAGGTTACGTCATTATGAGAAGATAA
- a CDS encoding DMT family transporter, with product MPNQISSTKGILLIATGAICFSAKAIMIKLAYQEAPVDALTLLTLRFAISLPFFMLIAFLNHRKNPNNSIKQISGKDIAIICGLALLGYYIASLFDFMGLAYVTAGLERIILFSYPTFVVIFSYLFFKKKITLQITKALIITYIGLLVIVYNNDIFSTANSIKGAIFIFISAITYALYLVFGSKYIQKYGSVNFNSLAMMISCLYVIAHYLILGNGSLLSYSWTIYAYGFALAIISTVIPTFLVMEGIRLLGANKGAIVATVGPVSTIFLGWLILNEAFTLQEFFGSVLVIMGVFLTSQQKKEIEQVNPETNR from the coding sequence ATGCCAAATCAAATTAGTTCTACAAAAGGTATTCTCCTCATTGCTACAGGGGCGATATGCTTTTCGGCGAAAGCGATTATGATTAAGCTGGCTTATCAAGAGGCTCCGGTTGATGCATTAACTTTGTTAACCCTACGTTTTGCTATTTCTTTACCCTTTTTTATGTTGATTGCTTTTTTAAATCATCGTAAAAACCCAAACAATAGCATTAAACAAATATCTGGGAAAGATATTGCCATCATTTGTGGTCTTGCGCTTCTAGGTTATTATATCGCTAGTTTGTTTGATTTCATGGGCTTAGCTTATGTAACTGCTGGTTTAGAACGTATTATACTTTTCAGCTACCCCACTTTTGTGGTTATTTTTTCTTATCTGTTTTTCAAGAAAAAAATCACCTTACAAATTACAAAGGCACTTATCATCACTTATATAGGCTTATTGGTTATTGTTTATAATAACGATATTTTCAGCACAGCAAATAGCATAAAAGGCGCTATTTTTATTTTTATCAGTGCTATAACTTATGCATTATATTTGGTGTTTGGTAGTAAGTATATCCAAAAATATGGTTCGGTAAATTTTAATAGCTTAGCCATGATGATTTCTTGCTTATACGTTATAGCACATTATTTAATCTTAGGAAATGGTTCCTTATTAAGCTACTCTTGGACCATTTATGCTTACGGATTTGCTTTAGCCATCATCAGTACCGTAATACCTACATTTTTAGTGATGGAAGGTATTAGACTGCTTGGTGCAAATAAAGGTGCTATAGTAGCAACGGTAGGACCAGTATCAACCATATTTTTAGGTTGGTTAATATTAAATGAAGCCTTTACTTTGCAAGAATTCTTTGGCTCTGTACTGGTAATTATGGGTGTATTTTTAACCAGTCAGCAGAAAAAAGAAATTGAACAGGTAAATCCTGAAACAAATAGATAA
- a CDS encoding four helix bundle protein, producing MSGYQKYTELDVWKQAKDLAAYIYHVTASFPKEEQFGIISQMRRCVVSVPSNIAEGCGRQHIKETIHFLSIARGSLYELETQIHISKDLHFINEVDFNKTLQSIEHVGKLINGFIRFQNTKKAPKP from the coding sequence ATGTCTGGTTATCAAAAGTATACAGAATTAGATGTTTGGAAACAGGCTAAAGATTTAGCGGCTTATATTTATCATGTAACTGCATCTTTTCCTAAAGAAGAACAATTCGGTATTATTTCTCAAATGCGAAGATGTGTAGTTTCTGTTCCATCTAACATTGCAGAGGGCTGTGGGAGGCAACATATAAAAGAAACTATCCACTTTTTATCTATCGCTAGAGGCTCTCTTTACGAACTAGAAACCCAAATACATATTTCAAAAGATTTGCATTTTATAAATGAAGTCGATTTTAATAAAACGCTCCAAAGCATTGAACACGTTGGAAAACTAATTAATGGATTTATAAGATTCCAAAACACCAAGAAAGCACCTAAACCCTAA